In the Diceros bicornis minor isolate mBicDic1 chromosome X, mDicBic1.mat.cur, whole genome shotgun sequence genome, ACTGTTGGTGGATCCTGAGGCTAAGAGCGGGAAGATGGAGGCTCGTTTTTGGATGGTCTTCTTTCTAACCACACTCTTTTTCTAACCACAAAGGAAAAAGGCAGAACGTTCTTCCACTCGTGCCAGCCAATCAGCAGGAGCCTGGCTTCCTCTGGCCTGCCCCTGCCATGCTGGGCCGAGGGCGCCACGGCTGCCTCGGAGATCCCTCCCATCGGAGATCACAGGACTTCTTCCTGCTGGCTCAGCCTGGAGGCCAAGGAGCGTTTTGCAAAAGCTGTTTATCTGAATTCTGAAGGAACGTGGAGGCTGCTGCTCTTGTAAGCTCTTTGCCTCGGAGTCACACCTAGGCTTCCAGATGAAGCCTGAGTCAGGGCAGGCCCTCTTCCACGTGGCCATTGCCAGCTGCCTCTGCGCAGCCACCATCTACACGGGCGTTTTCAAAGGCGTCCTCATCCAAGTGGGCTATGAGCACTATGCCGAAGCACCAGTAGCCAGCCTCCCTGCCTTCCTAGCCATGCCCTTTAACTCGGTCATTAACTTGGCCTACATGCTCCTGGGAATGTACTGGCTACAGAGAGATGCCAGCGCCCTGGGGCGCCCCGCAGAGGTGCAGAGGGCTCGTTACATGAAGGACGTTTTTGCTGGCATGGCCCTGGTCTATGGCCCCGTTCAGTGGCTGCGGATCGGGACGCAGATGCCCCTCGCGGCTGTGCTCGACCAGTGGCTCACCTTGCCCATCTTCGCGTGGCCAGTGGC is a window encoding:
- the TMEM187 gene encoding transmembrane protein 187, which encodes MKPESGQALFHVAIASCLCAATIYTGVFKGVLIQVGYEHYAEAPVASLPAFLAMPFNSVINLAYMLLGMYWLQRDASALGRPAEVQRARYMKDVFAGMALVYGPVQWLRIGTQMPLAAVLDQWLTLPIFAWPVAWCLFLDRGWTPWGFLAIECLSLCSYGLALLHPQGFEVALGVHIAATVGQALRAHGRYGSASSGAYLALGVLSCLGFVGLKLYDHQLTQWPFFQRLTGHFWSKVCDVLQFHFAFLFLTNLNTC